In Vigna angularis cultivar LongXiaoDou No.4 chromosome 8, ASM1680809v1, whole genome shotgun sequence, one DNA window encodes the following:
- the LOC108346117 gene encoding cinnamoyl-CoA reductase-like SNL6 has protein sequence MGVMCTWESEKMEMEAFCRKLVVAAGKDDEGERNHHLVSSYYEDGEEKGTLLCVTSGVSYVGLALVNHLLQLGYSLRITVENPEEMEKVKEIEKTAEGKLEAIMAKLTDIDGLEKAFQGCRGVFHTSAFTDPAGLSGYTKSMAEIEVRVAENVMEACARTPSIKRCVFTSSLAACVWQDTAQSDHTPVINHGSWSSESFCIEKKLWYALGKMRAEKAAWRIANERGLKLTTICPALITGPQFCHRNPTATIAYLKGGQEMYSLGLLATVDVTKLAEAHASVLKAMNSNASGRYICFDKVIDSQSGAENLAKEIGMPKEKICGETSNSSVQRFELSNEKLCRLMSRPLRCYSEYQMK, from the exons ATGGGTGTCATGTGCACATGGGAGAGTGAGAAGATGGAGATGGAGGCCTTTTGCCGGAAATTGGTGGTGGCCGCCGGAAAAGACGACGAAGGGGAAAGAAACCACCACCTTGTTTCTTCTTACTATGAAGATGGTGAAGAAAAAGGGACATTGTTGTGTGTTACAAGTGGTGTTTCTTATGTTGGACTTGCCTTGGTCAACCATCTCTTGCAATTAGGTTACTCTCTTCGGATCACAGTTGAAAACCCAG AGGAGATGGAGAAAGTGAAGGAAATTGAGAAAACTGCAGAAGGAAAGTTGGAAGCAATAATGGCAAAGCTAACTGACATTGATGGGTTGGAGAAAGCATTTCAGGGCTGTCGTGGAGTTTTTCACACCTCTGCATTCACAGATCCTGCAGGTCTTTCTGGATACACA AAATCCATGGCTGAGATTGAAGTAAGAGTTGCTGAGAATGTGATGGAAGCATGTGCAAGAACACCTTCAATAAAGAGATGTGTGTTCACTTCCTCACTAGCAGCTTGTGTGTGGCAAGACACTGCACAATCAGACCACACCCCAGTTATTAATCATGGCTCTTGGAGCAGTGAATCATTCTGCATAGAAAAGAAG CTCTGGTATGCACTGGGGAAGATGAGAGCAGAGAAGGCTGCTTGGAGAATAGCCAATGAGAGGGGTTTGAAACTCACTACCATTTGCCCAGCTCTAATTACAGGTCCTCAATTTTGTCACAGGAATCCAACAGCAACAATTGCTTACCTCAAAG GTGGTCAAGAAATGTATTCTCTTGGTCTGCTAGCAACAGTGGATGTGACCAAATTGGCAGAAGCCCATGCAAGTGTGTTGAAGGCAATGAACAGCAATGCTTCTGGTAGATACATTTGCTTTGATAAAGTAATAGATTCACAAAGTGGGGCAGAGAATTTGGCCAAGGAGATTGGAATGCCTAAGGAGAAAATATGTGGAGAAACATCAAACAGTTCTGTACAAAGATTTGAACTATCTAATGAGAAGTTATGCAGACTCATGTCAAGGCCACTCAGGTGTTACAGTGAATATCAGATGAAATAA